ACCTGGGCGTGCCGTTCGTGCGCGCCAAGGTCGGTGACCGCTACGTGCTCGAACAACTGTATAAGCACGGTTGGCAGATCGGCGCGGAAGGCTCCGGCCACATCCTGTGTCTGGACAAGCACACCACGGGCGACGGCATTGTCTCGGCCTTGCAGGTGCTCGCCGCCATTCGCCGTGCGAACAACAAGCCGCTCGCGAAATTGCTCGACGGCGTGCGTCTCTTCCCGCAGCACATGATCAACGTGCGCACCCCGGCGGGGTACGACTGGCAGAACGATAGCCGTCTGGCCGCCGAGCGCGACGCCATCGAAGCCAAGCTGGGAAACACGGGACGCGTGCTTATCCGCGCCTCGGGAACCGAGCCGGTGCTGCGTGTGATGGTTGAGGCGCGCGAGGAATCGCAGGCTACCTCTTTCGCACAACAACTGGCGAACGTCGTCAAAACAGCGGCATGATCGGTCTTTGACGTATGCGGGCCGTCACTTTGCGTGTCCGGCCCGCAAACGCTTCCTCAGCGCGCAACGTTCCGAATCCGGCCTCGGATGGCGAACATTCTCACGGCATTGTCGCCGCGCGTCTTCCCCCCATTTCTGCTCGCCCCCTAGCTTCCCATCATGGGAATGACCGTCGCTGTCCATTCGCATTTGTGACATCGCTGCTCAGCGTTGTCGGAGCATTTCCGACACCTTTGCTGCCCTGTCACGGCGCTGACATGCGTACCGAACGGCCATATTGAGCCGCTAAAATTCCTTGGGAATGCTCCGAAACCCCCGCCAGTAAAGGATCTGGAGGAATCGGTTCGGCTGCCGGCAAGCGCATGCAATATGACGATTCCGAGGCGGCTTCGTGACACGAATATTGTGAGCTTTCTGAAATGACACATTACTGTCACATTCGGAATCTATTCTTCGAGCCATCCACACGCTGTACCACACCAACTCGGAGAGATCCATGAAGCTGATGAAGACTGCGATTGCCGGCCTGGCTGGCGTTTTGTTCGCCGCTGGCGCGATTGCGGGCGAGATTACGGGCGCAGGCAGCACGTTTGCCGCTCCGATCTACACCAAGTGGGCCGACGCTTATCAAAAGTCGACCTCCAACAAAGTCAACTACCAAGGCATCGGTTCGTCGGGCGGTATCAAGCAAATTCAGGCCAAGACCGTCGATTTCGCCGGTTCGGACGCCCCGCTGACGGATGAAGAGTTGGCCAAGCAGGGCCTGTTCCAATTCCCGACGGTGGTCGGCGGCATCGTGCCGGTGATCAACGTGCCGGGCGTGAAGCCGGGCGAGTTGGTGCTGTCGGGCGAACTGCTGGGCGATATCTACCTGGGCAAGATCAAGAAGTGGAACGACCCGGCCATCGCCAAGCTGAACCCGAAGGTCAAGCTGCCGGATACCGACATCGCCGTGGTCCGTCGCGCCGACGGTTCGGGCACGAGCTTCGTGTTCACGAACTACCTCTCGAAGGTCAACGCCGAATGGAAGAGCAAGGTTGGCGAAGGCACCACGGTCAACTGGCCGACGGGTACGGGTGGTAAGGGCAACGACGGCGTCGCCGCTTTCGTGCAACGTCTGCCGGGTGCCATCGGCTATGTCGAATCGGCCTACGCCAAGCAGAACAAGCTGACGTACACGGCGCTGACCAACGCGGAAGGCAAGGCTGTCGAGCCGACCGCTGAAACGTTCGCTGCTGCCGCTGCCAAGGCCGAATGGTCGAAGACGTTCTACCAGATCCTGACGAACGAGAAGGGCGACAAGTCGTGGCCGATCGTGGCGGCCACCTTCGTGCTCGTGCACCAGAAGGCTGACGCCGGCAAGGAAGCGCAAAGCGCCGACGTGCTCAAGTTCTTCGACTGGTCGTTCAAGAATGGTGTGAACACCGCCAAGGAACTGGACTACATCCCGCTGCCGGAAGATGTTCTGAAGCAGATCCGCGCTGGCTGGAAGGCGAAGGTTGCCGATTCGGCCAACAAGGCTGGCATCTAAAGCGCCTTGCA
This window of the Pandoraea fibrosis genome carries:
- the pstS gene encoding phosphate ABC transporter substrate-binding protein PstS — translated: MKLMKTAIAGLAGVLFAAGAIAGEITGAGSTFAAPIYTKWADAYQKSTSNKVNYQGIGSSGGIKQIQAKTVDFAGSDAPLTDEELAKQGLFQFPTVVGGIVPVINVPGVKPGELVLSGELLGDIYLGKIKKWNDPAIAKLNPKVKLPDTDIAVVRRADGSGTSFVFTNYLSKVNAEWKSKVGEGTTVNWPTGTGGKGNDGVAAFVQRLPGAIGYVESAYAKQNKLTYTALTNAEGKAVEPTAETFAAAAAKAEWSKTFYQILTNEKGDKSWPIVAATFVLVHQKADAGKEAQSADVLKFFDWSFKNGVNTAKELDYIPLPEDVLKQIRAGWKAKVADSANKAGI